A window of Ignavibacterium sp. contains these coding sequences:
- a CDS encoding T9SS type A sorting domain-containing protein, with translation MKKLFIIISLLNFTIAFSQEFSFVKIPFELNYSLTEGKILPQSNATKDTLHCYYSFFRYGNQGYHSISYDKGKNWSSPEYLGIWNQFDVLHTDDNRRVICYILLGSLKIKTYDINGNVFEKSFQINTGTSNLQIRKLGNGAGIFYSSINNIYAFTSSDLINWSLPANTIYSEVNSFQILKLKNDKYFLAFTKLNEENLYYTFSDDMINWQVPKTLLTGIPDSTRFVAEQNDSGEIILALEKFISTPFSEFKQKDILILTSVDYGSTWSSLTSITKFKGDDNLLSLTAAKNDFILSFSSKREKEFPDYYFGFLLTASDKHTPPFVYDIQPESENPENINALRFFAKIDDDEPLKYAKLNLKFNNEAPVEVFMNDKGFDGDERQFDKIYTVTLMRKFQKGDAASYFVLAEDLSGNKTKSEVNNLFVPIDYQMTVCSLTNNRFKLSFNNSGILADINPPLGNFDESTVLFSGGFLLTGYENSNLFESLVFSPSRFQDYIPGIVNGSQDDPKNQIYIVRADDPPFGESWQLYKYATMLNAPFYDGDFDGVYNPVDKNNNGIWDEDEDAPEILGDVTTWCVFNDAVPSFFRRNDTMKPLGIEIQQSVFSFDKNENNQPDEKIYIRYRIINRGNVSEVLDSVLFSFLADPDIDTEYQNDYMGTDTTLNLAYCYSQQDPNFGLNPPASGIALLQGPPVFIPGETFIDNNSNGIFDETIDIAVDTAVFKNGSLIPAKKIIGAKNSELFSSFALILHSMHFQANFRLNQQGFMNAGSYIDICNNLFGTVYGNYNCNEINPLFHFSGNPVIPDGWVMNTTSDIRYLLTTGFFQLKKDEPVDIWGVYVAGRGVDSLDSITEMKKNTQSAIRFYKNFPVNEERIPPIEILPTEYKLYQNFPNPFNNGTRIRFEIPKTEFVKLKVFDITGSEVVTLINETKPAGEYEVIMKSDNLSSGVYFYQITAGGFISTKKCVVIK, from the coding sequence ATGAAAAAATTATTCATAATAATATCCCTCCTGAACTTTACTATTGCATTTTCTCAGGAATTTTCATTTGTAAAAATTCCATTTGAATTAAATTACAGCCTCACTGAAGGTAAAATACTCCCACAGTCAAACGCTACAAAAGATACACTTCATTGTTATTATTCTTTTTTTCGTTACGGTAATCAAGGTTATCATTCTATAAGTTATGACAAAGGTAAGAATTGGTCCTCTCCGGAATATTTGGGAATATGGAATCAGTTTGATGTTCTACATACAGATGATAACAGGAGAGTCATTTGCTATATTTTATTAGGTTCGCTTAAAATAAAAACTTATGATATTAATGGAAATGTTTTCGAAAAAAGCTTCCAGATAAATACAGGCACATCAAACCTGCAAATCAGGAAACTCGGCAACGGTGCAGGAATTTTTTATTCGAGTATAAACAATATTTATGCATTCACTTCCAGCGATTTAATTAATTGGTCATTACCGGCAAATACAATTTATTCTGAGGTTAATTCGTTTCAGATATTAAAGCTAAAAAACGATAAATATTTTCTTGCATTCACTAAACTAAATGAAGAAAATCTCTATTACACTTTCAGTGATGATATGATTAATTGGCAAGTGCCTAAGACTCTTTTAACTGGAATTCCCGATAGTACCCGATTTGTAGCTGAACAAAATGATTCCGGTGAAATTATACTTGCATTGGAAAAATTTATTTCCACACCTTTCTCAGAATTCAAACAGAAAGATATCCTGATTTTAACAAGTGTAGATTACGGAAGCACCTGGAGCTCACTCACATCGATAACAAAGTTTAAAGGTGATGATAATTTATTATCACTCACAGCGGCGAAAAATGATTTCATTTTATCATTCTCATCGAAAAGAGAAAAAGAATTTCCTGATTATTATTTTGGATTTTTACTAACTGCTTCTGATAAACATACACCTCCGTTCGTTTATGATATTCAACCTGAAAGTGAGAATCCCGAAAACATAAATGCACTCAGATTCTTTGCAAAGATTGATGATGATGAACCTCTGAAATATGCAAAGCTTAATTTAAAGTTTAATAATGAAGCACCTGTTGAAGTTTTTATGAATGACAAAGGTTTTGATGGGGATGAACGGCAATTTGATAAAATTTACACAGTAACTTTAATGAGGAAATTCCAGAAAGGTGATGCAGCAAGTTATTTTGTTTTAGCGGAAGATCTTTCCGGAAATAAAACAAAGAGCGAAGTGAATAATCTTTTCGTGCCAATCGACTACCAAATGACGGTCTGCTCACTAACAAATAATCGTTTCAAATTATCATTTAATAATTCAGGAATTTTGGCAGATATTAATCCACCTCTTGGGAATTTTGATGAAAGTACAGTTTTATTTAGTGGAGGATTTTTATTGACAGGATATGAAAATAGCAATTTGTTTGAAAGTTTAGTTTTCAGTCCATCCAGATTTCAGGATTATATACCTGGTATAGTCAATGGTTCACAGGATGATCCCAAAAATCAAATTTACATCGTCAGAGCAGATGATCCACCATTTGGTGAAAGTTGGCAGCTTTATAAATATGCAACTATGTTAAATGCTCCATTTTATGACGGAGATTTCGACGGAGTCTATAATCCGGTTGATAAAAATAATAATGGAATTTGGGATGAAGATGAAGATGCTCCGGAAATACTTGGTGATGTTACTACCTGGTGTGTTTTTAATGATGCAGTTCCATCTTTTTTTAGAAGGAATGATACAATGAAACCTTTAGGCATTGAAATTCAGCAGTCTGTTTTTTCATTTGATAAAAATGAAAACAATCAGCCGGATGAAAAAATTTATATCCGTTACAGAATTATAAACCGTGGAAATGTCAGTGAGGTTCTTGATTCAGTATTATTCTCATTCTTAGCAGATCCTGACATTGATACTGAATATCAGAATGACTATATGGGCACAGATACAACCTTGAATCTTGCTTATTGTTATAGTCAGCAAGATCCAAATTTTGGGTTAAACCCGCCGGCAAGCGGAATTGCATTGCTGCAAGGTCCGCCTGTCTTTATTCCGGGCGAAACTTTTATTGATAATAATAGTAATGGAATATTTGATGAAACCATTGATATTGCAGTTGATACAGCAGTCTTTAAAAATGGTTCACTGATACCGGCGAAAAAAATTATTGGAGCAAAAAACTCTGAACTCTTTTCAAGTTTTGCCCTAATACTTCACTCAATGCATTTCCAAGCAAATTTCAGATTAAATCAACAAGGATTTATGAATGCAGGAAGTTACATCGATATATGCAATAATCTCTTTGGAACTGTCTATGGAAATTATAATTGTAATGAAATAAATCCCCTTTTCCATTTTTCAGGCAATCCTGTTATTCCCGATGGTTGGGTAATGAACACTACAAGTGACATCCGGTATTTATTAACTACAGGATTTTTTCAACTAAAGAAAGATGAACCTGTTGATATCTGGGGAGTTTATGTTGCTGGTCGTGGAGTTGATTCACTTGATTCAATAACTGAGATGAAAAAGAATACTCAGAGTGCAATTCGTTTTTATAAAAATTTTCCTGTAAATGAAGAAAGAATTCCTCCGATTGAGATTTTACCAACTGAATATAAACTTTATCAGAATTTCCCAAATCCGTTTAACAATGGAACAAGAATCAGGTTTGAGATTCCTAAAACAGAATTTGTTAAGTTAAAAGTTTTTGATATTACCGGAAGTGAAGTTGTAACATTAATTAATGAAACCAAGCCTGCAGGTGAATATGAAGTTATAATGAAATCAGACAACTTATCGAGTGGCGTATATTTTTATCAAATAACTGCAGGAGGTTTTATATCAACGAAGAAATGTGTGGTAATTAAATAA
- a CDS encoding fibronectin type III domain-containing protein: MKRFLYYSTLLIISFTLWNACAVVKETIDEEEFNLKTNEFKEYYPTFRKYFGIPSSGRIDSIFYDDVEKKIIFKFNKQFASIPLREENVAAIKDSVKSFFGEEYSLYGFDFYVEKYPLDELIPNYYRSSKTEIDKARLPLPREKKNPVIKNLSKPYQITNGLNDKNVLLWHSHGWYYNNQEKRWMWQRARLFQTVEDIGPLSFTIPFLIPMLENAGATVFVPRERDTQTNEVIIDNDVDKQPAYVESVANKKLKWKTYETGFALKKKVLVEGENPFLLGTSKYIETDTTETASIKWSPDIPETGEYTVYISYQSFEDSNDETIYIVSHAGGKTEFRINQKIGGGTWIHLGKFLFRKGKDKNQFVMLSNKANSSGKIVSGDAVRFGGGIGIVEREGQISKRAKFIEGSRYWLQFAGMPDTLVYNLNKSADDYKDDYQSRAEYGNYLFGKPYGPNRKRDEKGLGIPIDVSLAFHTDAGITRNDTVIGTLMIYSTPGLDSLDVFPDGVSRLANRDLADIVQTQIVEDLKTLYDSAWTRRQLMDAMYSEAARPNFPSMLLELLSHQNFLDMKFHLDPRFKFDASRAIYKGILKFLAYQYNYEYVVQPLPVTHFAAELIENKVKLSWQPKEDPLEPTAVPEKYIVYTRIDDGGFDNGRLIDSTSVIIENLEAGKIYSFKVTALNKGGESFPSEILSVGISKKNPQPVLIVNGFDRVSPPASIESPEFMGFFNIIDEGVPYMYDFGYTGVQFNFDPDSKWETDDNPGHGASASDHETKIIAGNTFDFSYTHGKALLNNGFSFCSVSDESVWDGKLSLTKYPFVDFILGEEKKTLPPKLNSPKGIDYQTILDALKEKMRTYIQLGGKVFMSGSYIGSDLYTDADSVGIKFANEVLRIKLKTGFASRRGEVYSVNEKFLNKNSLVKFNTEYNEKIYKVEAPDEIGPINGSEILLRYTENEFSAAVGFNEGRGVVVFGFPFETILDETKRNEVMKAVLDYLEVK; this comes from the coding sequence ATGAAAAGATTTCTTTACTACTCAACTTTACTCATCATTTCATTTACTCTCTGGAATGCCTGCGCAGTTGTAAAAGAAACCATAGACGAAGAAGAATTCAATCTAAAGACTAATGAGTTTAAGGAATATTATCCGACTTTCAGAAAATATTTTGGAATTCCTTCATCAGGCAGGATTGATTCAATCTTTTATGATGATGTTGAGAAAAAAATAATTTTCAAATTCAACAAACAATTTGCATCAATACCATTGAGAGAAGAAAATGTAGCTGCAATTAAAGATTCAGTAAAGAGTTTTTTCGGAGAAGAATATTCACTTTATGGTTTTGATTTTTATGTTGAGAAATATCCGCTAGATGAGCTTATTCCGAATTACTATCGCTCATCAAAAACTGAAATTGACAAAGCAAGATTACCGCTTCCGCGAGAAAAGAAAAATCCTGTCATTAAAAATCTCAGCAAGCCATATCAGATTACAAATGGTTTGAATGATAAAAATGTTCTCCTCTGGCATAGTCACGGTTGGTATTACAACAATCAGGAGAAAAGATGGATGTGGCAGCGAGCCAGATTATTCCAAACAGTTGAAGATATAGGACCACTGAGTTTTACGATTCCATTTCTTATTCCAATGCTTGAAAATGCCGGCGCAACTGTATTTGTGCCGAGAGAAAGAGATACTCAGACAAATGAAGTAATCATTGACAATGATGTTGATAAGCAACCAGCTTATGTAGAATCGGTTGCGAATAAAAAATTAAAATGGAAAACCTATGAAACAGGATTTGCACTAAAGAAAAAAGTATTGGTTGAAGGTGAAAATCCATTTCTACTCGGTACAAGCAAATACATTGAAACAGACACAACTGAAACTGCATCAATTAAATGGTCTCCGGATATTCCCGAAACAGGAGAATACACAGTTTATATTTCATATCAATCATTTGAAGATAGTAATGATGAAACAATTTATATCGTTTCTCACGCTGGTGGTAAAACTGAATTCAGAATTAATCAGAAGATTGGTGGCGGAACGTGGATTCATCTTGGAAAATTTTTATTCAGAAAAGGAAAAGATAAAAATCAGTTTGTGATGTTATCCAACAAAGCAAATTCTTCAGGAAAAATTGTTTCAGGTGATGCTGTTCGTTTTGGTGGAGGAATTGGAATTGTTGAAAGAGAAGGTCAGATTAGCAAGCGGGCAAAATTTATTGAAGGTTCCAGATATTGGCTTCAATTCGCCGGAATGCCTGACACACTTGTGTATAACTTGAATAAAAGTGCAGATGATTATAAAGATGATTATCAGTCGAGAGCTGAGTATGGAAATTATCTTTTCGGAAAACCTTATGGACCAAACAGAAAACGGGATGAAAAAGGATTGGGAATTCCTATTGATGTTTCTCTTGCTTTTCATACAGATGCAGGTATAACAAGAAATGATACTGTAATCGGTACTCTAATGATTTATAGTACTCCGGGTTTGGACTCGCTTGATGTTTTTCCTGATGGTGTTTCCAGACTTGCGAATCGCGATTTAGCAGATATTGTTCAGACTCAAATTGTTGAAGATTTAAAAACTCTTTATGATTCTGCCTGGACAAGAAGACAACTTATGGATGCAATGTATAGCGAAGCTGCCAGACCAAATTTTCCCTCGATGCTACTTGAATTGCTTTCGCATCAGAATTTTCTTGATATGAAATTTCATCTTGATCCAAGATTTAAATTTGATGCTTCAAGAGCTATTTATAAAGGCATTCTGAAATTTCTGGCTTATCAATATAACTATGAATATGTAGTTCAGCCATTACCTGTTACTCATTTTGCTGCTGAGTTGATTGAAAATAAAGTAAAACTTAGCTGGCAACCAAAAGAAGATCCGCTTGAACCAACTGCTGTTCCTGAAAAGTATATAGTCTATACAAGAATAGATGACGGTGGATTTGATAACGGAAGATTAATTGACAGCACTTCAGTTATCATTGAGAATTTGGAAGCCGGCAAAATTTATTCATTCAAAGTAACTGCATTAAATAAAGGCGGTGAAAGTTTTCCATCAGAAATTTTATCAGTTGGAATTTCAAAAAAGAATCCTCAACCGGTTTTAATTGTTAATGGATTTGACAGAGTATCACCACCGGCTTCGATTGAATCTCCAGAGTTTATGGGCTTCTTTAACATTATTGATGAAGGTGTTCCGTATATGTATGATTTTGGCTACACAGGTGTTCAGTTTAATTTCGATCCTGATTCAAAGTGGGAGACAGATGATAATCCCGGACACGGTGCAAGTGCATCTGATCACGAAACAAAAATCATAGCAGGTAACACTTTTGATTTCTCGTATACTCACGGAAAAGCTTTGCTAAATAACGGATTTTCATTCTGCAGTGTTAGTGATGAAAGTGTTTGGGATGGAAAATTATCATTAACTAAATATCCGTTTGTTGATTTTATTCTCGGAGAAGAAAAGAAAACATTACCACCCAAATTAAACAGTCCTAAAGGAATAGATTATCAAACTATACTGGATGCGCTGAAAGAAAAAATGAGAACTTATATTCAGCTTGGTGGAAAGGTGTTTATGAGCGGTTCATATATCGGAAGTGACCTATACACTGATGCAGATAGCGTTGGTATTAAGTTTGCCAATGAAGTACTCAGAATAAAATTAAAAACCGGTTTTGCTTCAAGAAGGGGTGAAGTTTATTCGGTAAATGAAAAATTCCTGAACAAAAATTCTTTAGTAAAATTCAATACAGAGTATAATGAGAAAATTTATAAAGTAGAAGCACCCGATGAAATTGGTCCGATAAACGGTAGTGAAATTCTTTTAAGATACACTGAAAATGAATTCAGTGCAGCGGTTGGTTTTAACGAAGGCAGGGGTGTTGTTGTGTTCGGCTTTCCATTTGAAACCATTTTGGATGAAACAAAAAGAAATGAAGTAATGAAAGCAGTATTGGATTACCTTGAAGTTAAATAA
- a CDS encoding family 10 glycosylhydrolase, translating into MKSIIYLIAFNVLLTNFLFSQSNPPKRELRAAWVATVTNLDWPSSPTISTDQKKQEAINLLDQLKSAGVNTIIFQIRTECDALYSSAYDPWSYWLTGSQGNPPYPYFDPLEFWIEEAHKRGMELHAWFNPYRAERSVGSYPLAPNHVVNAHPNWVLRIGSFRFLNPGLQEVRNYISDVIYDVVSRYDVDGVHFDDYFYPYPPNNMTANATNNALDDSAFAADPRGFTNKEDWRRDNVNIMIAQVNNRIQSVKPWVKFGISPFGIWRPGYPPGITGMDAYATIYADALAWLRAQSIDYLTPQLYWPFGGGQDYAKLQPWWGDSVYAHGRHYYPGHALYRVDPSSGNWTASEIPNQIRFDRANPKVQGGVFFRAKSFVSNFKGVTDTLKTDLYRYTAILPTMNWKDVVPPNPPRNLRFEKLANGQAGLKWDVPLVASDGDTATRYIVYRFETSNIQQGDLENSSRILGVEGFRQSVPSEPPNPTGPYYFVVTSLDRNYNESVMSNILYVSPPPVPTLIFPSNGATNQRDTITLRWNFPDLASSFRIQVSTDPNFSTGILVDQAGLTDSFKVITGMNGLTTYYWRVNASNAGGASDFSPTYSFTTGFPQAPSLFYPPNNVGEIPVDTILYWLSSNTAQSYHLMVARGLDFAQNTIIVDTVVSDTTYHISGLNQNTFYFWRVRAINQYGSSGWSTIWRFKTVAPISVDDELYNPQSFKLEQNYPNPFNPSTRIKFILPESEYVSLKIYDTLGSEVGRLVDNQFLPEGEYEFEFIAGNLSSGVYFYRLTAGEFSSTKKMILLR; encoded by the coding sequence ATGAAAAGTATTATTTACCTGATTGCATTTAATGTTTTGCTGACAAACTTTCTTTTCTCTCAGTCCAATCCACCTAAGAGAGAATTGAGAGCTGCCTGGGTGGCAACTGTTACGAATCTTGATTGGCCATCATCCCCGACAATTTCAACTGACCAGAAAAAGCAGGAAGCAATTAATCTTCTCGATCAATTAAAAAGTGCAGGAGTTAATACAATTATTTTCCAGATAAGAACCGAATGCGATGCTTTGTATAGCTCCGCTTATGACCCATGGTCATATTGGTTGACTGGTTCACAGGGAAATCCTCCTTATCCATATTTTGATCCTCTTGAATTCTGGATCGAAGAGGCGCACAAAAGAGGAATGGAGTTACACGCTTGGTTTAATCCTTATCGCGCAGAAAGAAGTGTTGGAAGTTATCCATTAGCTCCAAATCATGTCGTCAATGCTCATCCAAATTGGGTGTTGAGAATTGGTTCTTTCAGATTTCTGAACCCGGGATTGCAGGAAGTAAGAAATTATATCTCTGATGTTATTTACGATGTAGTTAGTCGCTATGATGTTGATGGTGTTCATTTCGATGATTACTTCTATCCATATCCTCCAAATAATATGACTGCCAATGCGACAAACAATGCTCTCGATGATTCAGCATTCGCCGCAGATCCAAGAGGATTCACCAACAAAGAAGATTGGCGTCGTGATAATGTTAACATAATGATTGCTCAGGTTAATAACAGAATACAATCTGTTAAACCCTGGGTTAAATTTGGAATAAGTCCGTTTGGAATTTGGAGACCAGGATATCCACCCGGAATAACAGGAATGGATGCGTATGCAACAATTTATGCTGATGCACTTGCCTGGCTTCGTGCGCAATCAATTGATTACCTTACTCCTCAGCTTTATTGGCCCTTTGGTGGCGGACAAGATTATGCAAAACTTCAGCCATGGTGGGGAGATTCTGTTTATGCTCACGGAAGACATTATTATCCCGGACACGCATTATACAGAGTTGATCCAAGTTCCGGAAACTGGACTGCAAGTGAAATTCCTAACCAGATACGATTCGATAGAGCAAATCCTAAAGTTCAGGGTGGAGTTTTCTTCCGTGCAAAAAGTTTTGTTTCAAATTTCAAAGGTGTTACTGATACTTTGAAAACAGATTTGTATCGTTATACTGCAATACTTCCTACAATGAACTGGAAAGATGTTGTTCCACCAAATCCACCAAGAAATTTACGTTTTGAAAAACTTGCAAATGGACAGGCAGGATTAAAATGGGATGTTCCTTTAGTTGCAAGTGATGGTGATACTGCAACAAGATACATTGTTTACAGATTTGAAACTTCAAACATTCAGCAAGGCGATTTGGAAAACTCATCCAGAATTCTTGGAGTTGAAGGGTTCAGACAAAGTGTTCCTAGTGAGCCGCCAAATCCGACTGGTCCATATTATTTCGTAGTTACATCTCTTGACAGAAATTATAATGAAAGCGTGATGAGTAATATTCTTTATGTTTCACCGCCGCCGGTACCAACTTTAATTTTTCCATCCAATGGAGCTACTAATCAAAGAGATACAATAACTTTAAGATGGAATTTCCCTGATCTTGCTTCATCATTCAGAATTCAGGTTTCTACTGATCCAAATTTTTCAACAGGAATTTTAGTTGATCAGGCAGGATTGACGGACTCATTCAAAGTTATAACCGGAATGAATGGTCTGACCACATATTACTGGCGAGTAAATGCTTCAAATGCAGGTGGAGCAAGTGATTTTTCTCCTACTTATTCATTTACAACCGGATTTCCACAAGCACCTTCTTTATTTTATCCACCAAACAATGTTGGTGAAATTCCTGTTGATACTATTCTTTACTGGTTATCATCAAACACAGCACAATCTTATCATTTGATGGTTGCAAGAGGACTTGATTTTGCACAAAATACAATCATCGTTGATACTGTTGTATCGGATACTACTTATCACATCAGTGGTTTAAATCAAAATACATTTTATTTCTGGAGAGTTAGAGCAATCAATCAATATGGCTCGAGTGGCTGGTCAACAATCTGGCGATTCAAAACTGTTGCACCAATTAGTGTAGATGATGAGCTTTATAATCCTCAATCATTTAAACTCGAGCAGAACTATCCAAATCCTTTCAATCCATCAACAAGGATTAAATTTATTCTTCCTGAATCAGAATATGTCTCTCTGAAAATTTACGACACACTTGGTTCGGAAGTAGGAAGATTAGTTGATAATCAGTTTTTGCCTGAAGGGGAGTATGAATTTGAATTTATTGCAGGCAATCTCTCGAGCGGAGTTTACTTTTACAGATTAACAGCGGGAGAATTCAGTTCAACAAAAAAAATGATTTTGCTTCGTTAA